The Elaeis guineensis isolate ETL-2024a chromosome 14, EG11, whole genome shotgun sequence genome has a segment encoding these proteins:
- the LOC105057689 gene encoding E3 ubiquitin-protein ligase RZF1, which yields MSSSRHTHWCYRCRRRVRPRGRDMVCPNCDAGFVSELDEIEALMSQFIGMDPDMDHDPRHSIMEAISAMMSRGMVGRNREFDVQGRPNMFSDFGMEFGSSPWLVFRGQLPVHMSDNDGFEVFFNGRRGVGVRRANMADYFVGPGLEDLIEQLTQNDRHGPPPASQSAIDAMPTLKINQRHLHGDSHCPVCKEKFELGIEAREMPCKHIYHSDCIIPWLEQHNSCPVCRHELPPQSSGHYTRSRSSNQSSSSNGNNTGRRCRRNLLSFLWPFRSSNSNSRSR from the coding sequence ATGTCAAGCAGTAGACACACACATTGGTGTTATCGATGCAGGCGTAGAGTCCGGCCTCGGGGGCGGGACATGGTCTGCCCCAACTGTGATGCAGGTTTTGTGTCGGAGCTCGATGAGATAGAGGCACTTATGAGCCAGTTCATTGGCATGGACCCTGATATGGATCATGACCCGCGTCACAGTATCATGGAGGCCATCTCTGCCATGATGAGTCGAGGGATGGTGGGAAGGAACCGTGAGTTTGATGTCCAGGGCAGACCCAATATGTTCTCAGATTTTGGGATGGAATTTGGCTCTAGTCCTTGGTTGGTCTTCAGGGGCCAGCTTCCTGTTCATATGTCTGACAACGATGGGTTTGAGGTCTTCTTCAATGGACGCCGTGGTGTTGGCGTGCGACGAGCCAACATGGCAGACTATTTTGTTGGCCCGGGGTTAGAAGATCTAATTGAACAGTTGACACAAAATGATAGACACGGACCACCACCTGCATCACAGTCAGCAATTGATGCTATGCCAACCTTGAAGATCAACCAGAGGCATCTGCATGGAGACTCGCATTGCCCTGTTTGCAAAGAGAAATTTGAGCTAGGGATTGAGGCACGGGAGATGCCATGTAAACATATATATCACTCAGACTGCATCATTCCCTGGTTGGAGCAGCATAATTCCTGTCCAGTTTGCCGCCATGAGCTGCCACCACAGAGCTCTGGTCATTACACACGTTCAAGATCAAGCAATCAAAGTTCAAGTAGCAATGGAAATAACACTGGACGCCGATGCAGGAGGAATCTGTTATCCTTTCTGTGGCCTTTTCGCTCTTCAAACTCAAATTCTAGATCTCGTTAG